DNA from Petropleomorpha daqingensis:
GCGGAACGCGGTGGGGTCCTCGTGGTCGCTCGCGGTGAGCAGACGCCACAGCGCAGCCTCGAGGTCACCCTCGGTCACTCGCGCGGGGCCCGGCGTCACGCTTCCCTCCGCTCGACGGGTGTCCCCGGCCCGGATCGCCCGATCGGCCGGTGGGGAGGCGACGCTCCCCAGGTGGGGCATGCACTCCGCGACGACAGCACTACCCTGCCCGGGTGCCCGGAATGCCTGCTCGCCCGACGCCGACGCGATTCGCCTACCTCGGGCCCGAGGGTACCTTCGCCGAAGCGGCTCTGAGCAGGGCAGTTCCCGCCACGGAGGGACGCCGGCACCCCCAGCCGAGTGTCCCGGCCGCGCTGGCCGCCGTCCGATCGGGCGACGCGGACGCCGCCGTGGTCCCCATGGAGAACTCGGTCGAGGGTTCGGTGCCCGCGACGATGGACGGCCTGGCCGACGGCGACCCCCTCGTGATCACGCAGGAGGTGGTGCTGCCGGTGACCATGACGCTGGTCGCCCGGGCCGGCACCGCGCTGGCCGACGTCCGCTCCCTGGCCAGCCACCCGCACGCGCTCGCGCAGTCCGCCCGGTGGATCGCCGAGCACCTCCCGCAGGTCGCGCCGCTGCCCACGACGTCCACCGCGGCCGCGGCCGCAGCCGTCGCGGCGGGGGAGTTCGACGCCGCCGTGTGCGCGCCGATCGCCGCCGAGCGGTACGGCCTGGCCACGCTGGTCGACGACATCGCCGACTTCCCCGGGGCGGCCACCCGGTTCGTGCTGGTGGAGCCGCCGGGCCGGCTGCCGGAGCCGACCGGCAACGACAAGACGTCGCTGGTCGCGGTCGTCGGCGACCGCACGGGCGCGCTGCTGGAGCTGCTGCGGGAGTTCGCCGTCCGGGAGATCAGCCTGACCCGGATCGAGTCCCGGCCGACGCGCGAGCGGATCGGCACCTACTCCTTCTCCCTGGACTGCGAGGGGCACGTGGCCGACCGCCGGGTCGCCGAGGCGCTGGCGGCGCTGCACCGGGTCTGCGACGAGATGCGCTTCCTGGGCTCCTACCCGCGGGCCGACGGCCGGACGAACAGGCCGGTGCCGCCCGTCGCCCAGGACCCGGCCTTCGCCGACGCGGAGTCCTGGCTGGCACGGGTGCGCGGAGGCGCCGCGTCCTGACATCGCGGTCCAGTCTCGCGGCTCGACCTGCGGGATCAAGCCGACGCACCGGGGATGTGGCGGACCGATCCGTCCGGTTCAGTGGCGGGAGGAGAGCCGGCTCGGCCACCAGGTGCGGTCGCCCAGCAGGTGCACCGCGGCGGGGACGGTCAGCGACCGGACGACGACGGTGTCGAGCAGGACGCCGAAGCCGACCAGGAACGCCAGCTGGTTGAGGATCAGCAGGGGCAGGACGGCGAGGGTGCCGAACGTGGCCGCCAGCACCAGCCCGGCGCTGGTGATCACGCCGCCGGTGACCGCGAGCGCGCGCAGGACGCCGACGCGCGTGCCGGCGGCGACGGACTCCTCGCGGGCCCGGCTCATCAGGAAGATGTTGTAGTCGACGCCCAGCGCGACGAGGAACACGAACCCGATGAGCAGGACGCCGGGGTCGCTGCTGGGGAAGTCGAGGAGGTGCTGGAACACCAGCGCCGAGACGCCCACGGTGGCGGCGACGCTGAGCGCGACCGACAGGACCAGCACGACGGGGGCGACCAGCGCCCGGAGCAGCACGGCCAGCACGAGGCCTACGACCAGCAGGACGGTCGGCACGATGACCGCGAGGTCGCGGGTACCGGCCTCGCGGGCGTCGAGCGAGCTGGCCGTCGTCCCGCCGACCAGGGCGTCCGGGGTGACCCCGCGGACCGCCGTCCGCAGCTGCCCCACGACGTCGAGGGCCGCGTCGCTGTCGGGTGCCTCGGCGAGCGTGGCGTCGATGCGGACGAGGCCGTCCACGACGACGGGCTCCGCGTCCGCCGTCGGCGGCCCCTGCTCCCCGGTGTAGGGGGCGACGGCGGCGACGCCGTCGACGTCGGCGGCCGCCGCGGCGACGTCCTCCCAGGTCCGCTCGGGCGTGATCACGACCGCCGGGCTGGCGCTGCCGGCGTCGAAGTGCCGGGCCAGCGTCTCCTGGCCGACCGTCGCCTCGGACCCGCCGCGGAGGGCGTCGGTGAGGGAGATCCCGCGGACGTCGAAAGTGGGGGCGAACGCGGCGGCGACGGCGAGGCCGATCACGCTCCACACCAGCA
Protein-coding regions in this window:
- the pheA gene encoding prephenate dehydratase, whose amino-acid sequence is MPARPTPTRFAYLGPEGTFAEAALSRAVPATEGRRHPQPSVPAALAAVRSGDADAAVVPMENSVEGSVPATMDGLADGDPLVITQEVVLPVTMTLVARAGTALADVRSLASHPHALAQSARWIAEHLPQVAPLPTTSTAAAAAAVAAGEFDAAVCAPIAAERYGLATLVDDIADFPGAATRFVLVEPPGRLPEPTGNDKTSLVAVVGDRTGALLELLREFAVREISLTRIESRPTRERIGTYSFSLDCEGHVADRRVAEALAALHRVCDEMRFLGSYPRADGRTNRPVPPVAQDPAFADAESWLARVRGGAAS